The following proteins are co-located in the Paracoccaceae bacterium Fryx2 genome:
- a CDS encoding NAD-dependent epimerase/dehydratase family protein, with protein MARTALVTGSAGFIGYHLCRRLLAEGWQVVGLDGMTDYYDVTLKQRRHAMLCQFPGFARHEGLLETPGLVRGLMEQARPDVVVHLAAQAGVRYSIDAPRSYVEANLIGSFEVLEAARALPPAHLLMASTSSVFGANTAMPYAETDRADHQMSFYAATKKATEAMAHSYAHLYAIPTTMFRFFTVYGPWGRPDMALFKFVKAILAGAPIEIYNHGDMRRDFTYVDDLVEGIVRLIDAVPGASAGDADSLSPVAPWRVVNIGNGAPVQLMDFVTAIEAALGMEAKKTYLPMQPGDVPATWADARLIEALVGPLPRTDIRDGVAKFVAWYRDYYRA; from the coding sequence ATGGCAAGGACGGCATTGGTCACCGGGTCGGCGGGGTTCATTGGCTATCACCTGTGCCGGCGGCTGCTGGCCGAGGGCTGGCAGGTGGTCGGGCTGGACGGGATGACGGATTACTACGACGTGACGCTGAAGCAGCGCCGCCATGCCATGCTGTGCCAGTTTCCCGGCTTTGCGCGGCACGAGGGGCTGCTGGAGACGCCTGGGCTGGTGCGCGGGCTGATGGAACAGGCGCGGCCCGATGTGGTGGTGCATCTCGCGGCGCAGGCGGGGGTGCGCTATTCGATCGACGCGCCGCGGTCTTATGTCGAAGCCAACCTGATCGGCAGTTTCGAGGTGCTGGAGGCGGCGCGCGCCCTGCCGCCCGCCCATCTCTTGATGGCCTCGACCTCGTCGGTGTTCGGCGCCAACACCGCGATGCCCTACGCCGAGACCGACCGCGCCGACCACCAGATGTCGTTCTATGCCGCGACCAAGAAGGCGACCGAGGCGATGGCACATTCCTACGCCCACCTCTACGCGATCCCCACCACGATGTTCCGCTTCTTCACCGTCTATGGCCCCTGGGGGCGGCCCGACATGGCGCTGTTCAAGTTCGTCAAGGCGATCCTCGCGGGCGCGCCGATCGAGATCTACAACCACGGCGACATGCGGCGCGACTTCACCTATGTCGACGATCTGGTGGAGGGCATCGTCCGGCTGATCGACGCGGTGCCCGGCGCCAGCGCGGGCGACGCGGACAGCCTGTCGCCGGTCGCCCCCTGGCGGGTGGTGAACATCGGCAACGGCGCGCCGGTGCAGCTGATGGATTTCGTCACCGCGATCGAGGCGGCGCTGGGGATGGAGGCCAAGAAGACCTACCTGCCGATGCAGCCCGGCGACGTGCCCGCCACCTGGGCCGATGCCCGGCTGATCGAGGCGCTGGTCGGCCCCCTGCCCCGCACCGACATCCGCGACGGCGTGGCAAAGTTCGTCGCGTGGTATCGCGACTACTACCGGGCGTGA